From the genome of Ornithobacterium rhinotracheale, one region includes:
- a CDS encoding RagB/SusD family nutrient uptake outer membrane protein, with protein sequence MKKLLITLSLISSFAMISCDDYLDIQPKDRVIPSTLQEYRELLTSGYNAFPNAKSKASVRTDELEINPKDFSANNYKDIFLWNDRDYDAETSEFSYDLLYRSIFYTNEVINHVGKLQSNEEQKQLLAEAHALRAYTYFELANLFAKPYNAQNTEEKGVPIVLTTDLEKENRPESIAKIYALIEDDLAKAESLMHIEKADNKTPYRFSKISLNALISRVALYKGEWQKSIDYANKVLAKNSNLLDLNKNEDNILPNQVSSPENIMALDYAIDSKVRQLAFVSDELLKLYDQNDDLRFSLYYTQVKDSDKYQTVKGNNTDFKCSFRIGEIMLVKAEALLKLKQEDEAKEVLNQLAKTRYNAEGLKKFSENLNSLNGENLWTEFMNERQREVAFEGYRWFDLRRNDQKEIKHTYNDVERILQKNDPRYTIAFPKSARQENPFLQ encoded by the coding sequence ATGAAAAAACTACTTATAACATTAAGCCTTATTTCATCTTTTGCAATGATCTCGTGCGATGATTATTTAGACATTCAGCCTAAAGATCGCGTGATTCCGAGCACTCTGCAAGAATATCGTGAGTTGCTCACTTCGGGCTACAATGCTTTTCCCAATGCCAAAAGCAAAGCCAGTGTTCGCACGGATGAATTAGAAATAAATCCTAAAGATTTTTCTGCCAATAATTATAAAGATATCTTTCTCTGGAATGATAGAGATTACGATGCAGAAACTTCGGAATTCAGCTACGATCTTTTGTACAGAAGTATTTTCTACACCAACGAGGTCATCAATCATGTAGGAAAACTGCAAAGCAACGAGGAACAAAAACAGCTCCTTGCCGAAGCACATGCACTGCGTGCCTATACTTATTTTGAACTGGCGAATCTTTTTGCCAAACCTTATAATGCACAAAATACCGAGGAAAAAGGCGTCCCAATTGTACTAACAACCGATCTGGAAAAAGAAAACAGACCAGAGAGCATTGCTAAAATTTATGCTTTAATCGAAGATGATTTAGCCAAAGCTGAAAGCCTAATGCATATCGAAAAAGCGGATAACAAAACACCTTATCGTTTTTCTAAAATTTCGCTCAATGCACTGATTTCTCGTGTGGCTTTATACAAAGGCGAATGGCAGAAATCTATTGATTATGCCAACAAAGTTTTGGCTAAAAATAGCAATTTGCTTGATTTAAATAAAAATGAAGATAACATTTTGCCCAACCAAGTAAGTTCGCCAGAAAACATCATGGCACTGGATTATGCCATAGATAGCAAAGTAAGACAATTGGCTTTTGTGAGCGATGAGTTGCTTAAATTGTACGACCAAAATGATGATTTAAGATTTTCGCTATATTATACACAAGTAAAGGACAGCGATAAATACCAAACGGTAAAAGGCAATAATACCGATTTTAAATGCTCTTTTAGAATTGGAGAAATTATGCTTGTAAAAGCCGAAGCACTTTTAAAATTAAAGCAAGAAGACGAAGCCAAAGAAGTTTTAAACCAATTGGCTAAAACTCGTTACAATGCCGAGGGGCTTAAAAAATTCAGTGAAAATTTAAATTCTTTAAACGGAGAAAATCTTTGGACAGAATTTATGAACGAGCGCCAACGCGAAGTAGCTTTCGAGGGCTATCGCTGGTTTGATTTACGCCGAAACGACCAAAAAGAAATCAAACATACTTACAATGATGTAGAAAGAATTTTGCAGAAGAACGATCCTCGCTATACGATTGCTTTCCCAAAAAGTGCTCGACAAGAAAATCCGTTTTTGCAATAA
- a CDS encoding MliC family protein, giving the protein MKKSVLAITFASILVFSCSKKDNAAVQEENTTTTEQVQQAEEAAAADVIPYVFKASDTGDFVTAEVKGETATLKVGDAEPVELKKEGEVYSNDAYTLSLNGNESTLNKIGSEVAYTLISPLSYEYSAKGATDIKATYYSEGDKLFVKLEQDGQATVLPQTQAWAKGAEYKDNTTTWTNKGDNTAEYVQGDTKVVYTSK; this is encoded by the coding sequence ATGAAAAAATCAGTTTTAGCAATCACATTTGCGAGCATTTTGGTATTTAGCTGTTCTAAAAAAGATAATGCAGCTGTGCAAGAAGAGAACACAACTACAACAGAACAAGTACAACAAGCTGAGGAAGCTGCAGCTGCAGATGTTATCCCTTATGTATTTAAAGCTAGCGACACTGGAGACTTTGTTACTGCAGAGGTAAAAGGTGAAACTGCTACTTTAAAAGTAGGTGATGCTGAGCCAGTTGAGTTAAAAAAAGAAGGTGAAGTATACAGCAACGATGCTTATACCTTAAGCCTAAACGGAAACGAATCAACTTTAAATAAGATAGGAAGCGAAGTGGCTTATACATTAATCAGCCCGCTTTCTTACGAGTATTCTGCTAAAGGTGCTACAGATATCAAAGCTACTTACTACAGCGAAGGAGATAAGTTATTCGTAAAATTAGAGCAAGATGGGCAAGCAACTGTTTTGCCACAAACTCAAGCTTGGGCCAAAGGTGCTGAATACAAAGATAACACCACAACTTGGACAAACAAAGGTGATAACACTGCTGAGTATGTTCAAGGTGATACAAAAGTTGTTTACACTTCTAAATAA
- a CDS encoding glycosyltransferase family 2 protein: MKKIKFSIIIAVYNRAAELHELLQSLAQQTYKDFEIIVVDDGSTTDLQPVIQNAQKSLKITYYYKPNSGAGLSRNYGMKRATGDYFIFFDSDTLIPANYLEHLHQKLSTQWADFYGGADTAGQEFTPLQKAINYSMTATATTGGIRSAKNSLGKFQPRSFNMGLSRQAFQASGGFSSMRIGEDPELSMRLWQLGFQSASFPELKVMHKRRNTLKSFAQQVRSFGRARPILNRLYPSYTKPTYWLPTFFCLGFLLALALAALAFPYILYLYALYFACVLLQATIQNRSLQVGALSLLVVALQFANYGYGFLESQIKINLLKQEPQKAFPRHF, encoded by the coding sequence ATGAAGAAAATTAAATTCTCCATCATCATCGCCGTATACAACAGAGCCGCCGAACTCCACGAATTGCTACAAAGCCTTGCTCAGCAGACTTACAAAGACTTTGAAATCATCGTGGTAGACGATGGCTCTACCACCGATTTGCAACCCGTGATACAAAACGCCCAAAAAAGCCTTAAAATCACCTATTACTATAAGCCCAACTCAGGCGCAGGCCTTAGCAGAAACTATGGAATGAAGCGCGCCACGGGCGATTACTTCATTTTCTTTGATTCAGACACCCTTATTCCCGCCAATTACTTAGAACACCTACACCAAAAGCTCAGCACCCAATGGGCAGACTTTTATGGTGGTGCCGACACCGCAGGGCAAGAGTTTACCCCCCTGCAAAAGGCCATCAATTATAGTATGACGGCCACTGCCACCACAGGCGGAATACGAAGCGCCAAAAATAGCCTTGGCAAGTTTCAACCTCGAAGCTTCAATATGGGACTCTCGCGCCAAGCCTTTCAAGCCAGCGGAGGGTTCAGCAGTATGCGCATTGGCGAAGACCCAGAGCTTAGTATGCGTCTTTGGCAGCTCGGATTTCAGTCCGCCTCCTTCCCAGAGCTTAAAGTAATGCACAAGCGCCGTAATACCCTCAAAAGTTTCGCACAGCAAGTACGCTCCTTTGGCAGAGCTCGCCCCATACTCAACCGATTGTATCCCAGCTACACCAAGCCCACTTATTGGCTCCCCACCTTCTTTTGCCTTGGCTTTTTGCTAGCCCTTGCGCTCGCAGCCTTAGCATTCCCTTATATACTATACCTCTATGCACTATATTTTGCGTGCGTGCTTCTGCAAGCCACCATACAGAACCGAAGCCTGCAAGTAGGCGCACTCAGCCTCCTTGTAGTAGCGCTCCAATTTGCTAATTATGGCTATGGATTTTTGGAAAGCCAAATCAAGATTAATTTACTAAAACAAGAACCTCAAAAAGCTTTCCCTAGGCATTTTTAA
- a CDS encoding zinc-dependent metalloprotease, giving the protein MKIKIFFSFLLTLGIAFGQKKSEDKKNDEKKVKDTITTYNKIVKDAVLKKGLFTVIEKDDNLYFEIPDSLMGKDMLIVNKISSVGSELNDAGINRGMNYQNILLRFYKGKKNKKVWVKSFDPKIQVDTADAISKSVAVNYNESIFESFKIEAFNKDSTAVVVKVNKVFDGSNTSFNDLLNNLGLGGSVNKDLSFISETKSFPQNIVIKSVLSSKITEGKSKVNITIDVTSNLVLLPEKPMKERFYDERVGFFNEPKWYYTDMQQQVDKRKIITRWRLEPKDNEINDYLKGKLVEPKKKIVYYIDPSTPPQWVPYIMQGILDWNVAFEAAGFKNAVEAKLLNKENKDDFDIDDVRYSVLSYAASDKANAMGPSVVDPRSGEIIEADVIWWHNVMTLLSNWMRVQTGIIDPQVRKLPFPEQVMGNAIRFVSSHEIGHTFGLMHNMGSSFAYPVDSLRSPEFTSKMDGTAPSIMDYARFNYVAQEEDGVKQITPEIGVYDKYAIAWGYRWTPTENPFHDKKINETWIAKHAGDPLYFYGAQQPSNEIIDPRSQSEDLGNNAMKASSYGLINLRKTMLHILDWNLNQQEDYTEAGKFYMTIINQWQAYNFHVLSNVGGIYITPSVYGDRQKTFTPVPYEIQQEALEYLVKNAITIPTWLFNDEQILQKVKPIRSTPMGYQQESTYSLAREKQYSVIYHLFENGRLLRLLDNEFNQPGYKGMTVKKMFEYLRGEVFPMRSKLDIYQRMTQKNYVDALIVDNKNLFDKTNKYKINSIYAPLHMGCEHLDMPENQINLNYKSMVRVSEVASYKRGELLAVLQRIKRIKTFDTETRNHYNDLIIRIKEALNLK; this is encoded by the coding sequence ATGAAAATAAAAATCTTTTTTAGTTTTTTGCTTACGCTAGGAATTGCTTTTGGGCAAAAGAAATCTGAAGACAAGAAAAATGATGAAAAAAAGGTGAAAGACACCATTACGACTTACAATAAAATCGTGAAAGACGCTGTCTTAAAAAAAGGGCTTTTTACCGTAATTGAAAAAGATGACAATTTATATTTTGAAATCCCTGATTCATTAATGGGAAAAGATATGTTGATTGTTAATAAAATTTCATCTGTGGGTAGTGAATTAAACGATGCAGGAATCAACCGCGGAATGAATTATCAAAATATCCTGCTCCGTTTCTACAAAGGTAAAAAGAATAAAAAAGTTTGGGTAAAATCTTTTGACCCTAAAATCCAAGTGGATACCGCTGATGCTATCTCTAAATCGGTAGCGGTGAACTACAACGAATCTATTTTCGAGTCTTTTAAAATCGAAGCCTTTAATAAGGATTCTACAGCGGTTGTTGTGAAAGTGAATAAAGTATTTGATGGCTCAAATACTTCTTTCAATGATTTATTAAACAACTTAGGATTAGGAGGAAGTGTAAACAAGGATTTATCTTTTATAAGTGAAACCAAATCTTTTCCGCAGAATATTGTGATTAAGTCTGTTTTGTCGTCTAAAATTACGGAGGGCAAAAGCAAAGTTAATATTACCATCGATGTAACATCAAACCTTGTTTTACTTCCAGAAAAACCGATGAAAGAGCGTTTTTATGACGAGCGCGTGGGATTTTTCAACGAGCCAAAATGGTACTACACCGATATGCAACAGCAAGTGGATAAAAGAAAAATCATTACTCGCTGGAGATTAGAACCTAAAGACAACGAAATTAATGATTACTTAAAAGGGAAATTAGTTGAGCCTAAAAAGAAAATCGTTTACTATATTGATCCTTCTACTCCACCTCAATGGGTTCCATACATCATGCAAGGAATCTTGGATTGGAATGTGGCGTTTGAAGCTGCTGGGTTTAAAAATGCTGTAGAGGCTAAATTACTAAACAAAGAAAATAAAGATGATTTTGACATTGATGATGTGAGATATTCTGTTTTAAGTTATGCCGCATCAGACAAAGCCAATGCCATGGGACCATCTGTAGTGGATCCTCGTTCGGGAGAAATCATCGAGGCTGATGTGATTTGGTGGCACAATGTAATGACGCTTTTAAGCAACTGGATGCGCGTACAAACTGGAATCATAGATCCGCAAGTGCGTAAATTACCTTTCCCAGAGCAAGTAATGGGCAATGCAATTCGCTTTGTTTCTTCGCACGAGATAGGACACACTTTTGGGTTGATGCACAATATGGGCTCATCGTTTGCGTATCCTGTGGATTCGTTGCGCTCACCTGAATTTACATCAAAAATGGACGGAACGGCACCATCAATCATGGATTATGCCCGATTTAATTATGTAGCACAAGAAGAAGATGGCGTAAAGCAAATTACACCAGAAATCGGAGTTTATGATAAATATGCCATCGCTTGGGGATACCGCTGGACTCCGACAGAAAATCCTTTCCACGATAAAAAAATCAACGAAACATGGATTGCAAAACACGCTGGAGACCCGCTTTATTTTTATGGAGCACAACAGCCTAGCAACGAAATTATAGACCCGCGATCTCAAAGTGAAGATCTAGGAAATAATGCGATGAAAGCAAGTTCCTATGGTTTAATCAACTTGAGAAAAACCATGCTACACATACTAGATTGGAATCTTAACCAACAAGAAGATTACACCGAAGCGGGCAAGTTCTACATGACTATCATCAATCAATGGCAGGCTTATAACTTCCATGTTCTAAGCAATGTAGGGGGTATCTACATCACCCCATCTGTGTATGGCGATAGGCAGAAAACTTTCACGCCTGTACCTTACGAAATTCAGCAAGAAGCTTTAGAATATTTGGTGAAAAATGCGATTACAATCCCGACTTGGCTGTTCAATGATGAGCAAATTTTACAAAAAGTAAAACCAATCAGAAGCACGCCAATGGGCTATCAGCAAGAATCCACTTACTCATTGGCTCGCGAAAAACAATATTCTGTCATTTATCATTTATTTGAAAATGGTAGATTATTAAGATTGCTCGACAACGAGTTTAATCAACCAGGCTACAAAGGAATGACTGTGAAAAAAATGTTTGAATACTTGCGAGGCGAAGTTTTTCCTATGCGTTCAAAATTGGATATTTACCAACGCATGACACAGAAAAACTATGTAGATGCCCTAATTGTAGACAACAAAAACTTATTTGACAAAACTAATAAATACAAAATCAATTCAATTTATGCACCACTGCATATGGGCTGCGAGCATCTAGACATGCCAGAAAATCAAATTAATTTAAATTATAAATCTATGGTGCGTGTGTCTGAAGTAGCCTCGTACAAGCGTGGCGAACTTCTAGCGGTTTTGCAAAGAATTAAACGCATCAAAACCTTTGACACCGAAACTAGAAACCACTATAACGATTTAATAATCAGAATTAAAGAAGCATTAAATTTAAAATAA
- a CDS encoding nucleoside deaminase — MEIFTDEYFMQQAYIEAQKAYEADEIPVGAVIVCKDKIIARAHNLTERLTDVTAHAEMQAITSAAAYLGGKYLKDCTLYVTLEPCVMCAGALYWSQIDRVVVGAEDLHRGYRQAGLSLHPKTQEKFGVLAEKCSLIIKDFFKAKR, encoded by the coding sequence ATGGAAATTTTTACCGATGAATATTTTATGCAGCAAGCCTACATCGAAGCACAAAAAGCTTACGAAGCCGATGAAATTCCCGTGGGGGCAGTCATCGTGTGCAAGGATAAAATCATCGCTCGTGCGCATAATCTGACCGAACGCCTTACCGATGTTACGGCACATGCCGAGATGCAAGCCATTACTTCGGCGGCGGCATATTTAGGAGGAAAATATTTAAAAGATTGTACGCTGTATGTAACGCTAGAGCCTTGTGTAATGTGTGCAGGTGCTTTGTACTGGTCGCAGATTGATCGGGTGGTAGTTGGGGCAGAAGACTTGCACCGAGGTTACCGACAAGCGGGCTTAAGTTTACATCCTAAAACGCAAGAAAAGTTCGGTGTTTTAGCTGAAAAATGTAGCCTTATTATCAAAGATTTTTTCAAGGCTAAACGCTAG
- a CDS encoding peptide chain release factor 3: protein MSKLLEKEINKRKTFGIISHPDAGKTTLTEKLLLFGGAIQEAGAVKSNKIKKSATSDFMEIERQRGISVATSVLAFEYRDKKINILDTPGHKDFAEDTYRTLTAVDSVIVVIDVAKGVEEQTEKLVEVCRMRNIPMLVFINKLDREGKDAFDLLDEVEQKLNLSVTPLSWPIGMGERFQGIYSIYEKNIQLFSAQNKQKVSEAIEFEDINNPELDEIIGEEAAETLREELDLIDGVYPAFDSEAYLKGELQPVFFGSALNNFGVKELLDAFIDIAPNPMPKQSDTRLVEPNEDKFTGFVFKIHANMDPKHRDRLAFVKVVSGKFERNKPYLHVRQDKNLKFSSPNAFFADKKEIIDESFPGDIVGLHDTGNFRIGDTLTEGEKLNFKGIPSFSPEHFRYVNNADPMKAKQFEKGIDQLMDEGVAQLFTLEYNNRKIIGTVGALQFEVIEYRLEHEYNAKVSYENINIHKACWVECEDEKSEEFQDFLRVKQKYLARDKYNQLVFLADSAFTIQMTQQKYPSIQLHMVSEF from the coding sequence ATGTCTAAACTGCTTGAAAAAGAGATAAATAAAAGGAAAACTTTTGGGATAATTTCACACCCAGATGCGGGAAAAACTACGCTTACAGAAAAGCTTTTGCTCTTCGGTGGAGCGATTCAGGAGGCGGGTGCGGTAAAATCCAACAAGATTAAAAAGTCTGCCACTTCCGATTTTATGGAAATCGAACGCCAGAGAGGTATTTCCGTAGCAACTTCGGTGCTTGCTTTTGAATATAGAGATAAGAAAATCAATATTCTAGACACGCCTGGTCACAAGGATTTTGCCGAAGATACTTATCGCACACTCACTGCAGTAGATAGTGTGATTGTCGTGATAGATGTGGCAAAAGGGGTGGAGGAACAAACCGAAAAATTGGTAGAGGTTTGCCGTATGCGCAATATCCCGATGCTAGTGTTTATCAATAAATTAGATAGAGAAGGGAAAGATGCCTTTGATTTGCTTGATGAGGTGGAGCAAAAATTAAACCTTTCGGTTACGCCACTTTCTTGGCCAATTGGAATGGGGGAGCGTTTCCAAGGGATTTATAGCATTTACGAGAAAAACATTCAATTGTTTAGTGCTCAAAACAAACAAAAAGTGAGCGAAGCCATTGAGTTTGAAGATATCAACAATCCAGAATTAGATGAAATCATCGGAGAAGAAGCCGCTGAAACTTTGCGCGAAGAGCTTGATTTAATCGATGGGGTGTATCCTGCTTTTGATAGCGAAGCCTATTTAAAAGGCGAATTGCAGCCAGTGTTTTTTGGTTCGGCTTTAAATAATTTTGGAGTAAAAGAATTGCTTGATGCCTTTATAGATATTGCGCCAAATCCTATGCCCAAGCAGAGCGATACGCGTTTGGTGGAGCCAAATGAAGATAAATTTACAGGTTTTGTGTTTAAAATTCATGCCAATATGGATCCTAAACACCGTGACAGATTGGCATTTGTGAAAGTGGTGTCAGGCAAATTTGAGAGAAATAAGCCATATTTGCATGTTCGCCAAGACAAAAACTTGAAATTCAGTAGTCCAAATGCGTTTTTTGCGGACAAGAAGGAAATTATAGATGAAAGTTTCCCAGGCGATATCGTAGGATTACACGATACAGGAAATTTCAGAATTGGGGATACGCTTACCGAGGGCGAAAAATTGAATTTTAAAGGGATTCCGAGTTTCTCGCCAGAGCATTTTAGGTATGTAAACAATGCAGACCCGATGAAGGCAAAGCAGTTTGAAAAAGGGATAGACCAGCTAATGGACGAAGGGGTGGCTCAGCTCTTTACTCTTGAATATAACAATCGTAAAATCATCGGTACCGTGGGAGCTTTGCAGTTTGAAGTAATCGAATACCGCCTAGAACACGAATACAATGCTAAGGTGTCTTACGAAAACATCAATATCCACAAAGCTTGCTGGGTGGAATGCGAAGACGAAAAATCAGAAGAATTCCAAGATTTTTTGCGTGTAAAGCAAAAGTATCTTGCCAGAGATAAATACAATCAGTTGGTGTTTTTGGCAGATAGTGCGTTTACCATTCAAATGACGCAACAGAAGTACCCAAGCATTCAATTGCACATGGTGAGTGAATTTTAA
- a CDS encoding SusC/RagA family TonB-linked outer membrane protein: protein MKKIILPVAIVLPMVLYAQNRTISGTVKDKEGYPVVGASVYVPNSVVGEKVTDGTISNNALGTITDDHGNFNLEVPKSAKKLTFGYDGFDTETIDLTSKSVYHVVLRSVFDDLNLKEVVATGYQKIEKRKLTSSVVDISMDKINQKGVSSVDQMLQGQAAGVSITPQTGSPGQLSSIQIRGNSSLNGVKDPLWVIDGVPMEGNDVPNLKDKNNLDDLRNYSIAGLNPDDIESITILKDASATSIYGARAANGVINVVTKRGKKGNLNINITANTFINFMPDFNRINLLDTNEKVDFELSLAKRKDLSFRSGNGNVARIISAANELDNYKNGKGLSAETLAKINALRNNQIDWWKELYRTSINQQYSASISGGGDRNNYYFSLGYYDEKASLQQVGFKRFNLTLKDDFKINDKIKLGVSILGASIIQNKYLTDAGAFTNPNYYSRVVNPYQLIYNADGSYAYDENINPNLRTDSDFVKFNIIEERENTQNTLKTLQMMSNFDLEYKITKGITFNSLLGLQVERNRSEKYANENSYYNRAYVAGTRYYDSSTKTNKYWLPLGGILKNSSTDFFNYMWRNSLNLEKKIGKSELSGLAGIEIRKDKKEIINTNTFGYNDRNLNNIPVIFRNSSDALDENYRPFKNLEYENAYVSFFGTASYTYDNRYTVFGSLRYDGSNLFGVDPKYKYLPIWSVAGAWNVSNEAFFEPAKEVISNLRLRTSYGFQGNIDKSTSPFVVGNYSTASITQGNTENTIVVLSPPNDKLRWEKTENLGFGLDLGLFRNRVNLVLDWYDRKSTDLITLKNLPQETGFTSTSINYGSITNRGFEIGINTTNISTEDFRWTTSFNISTNKNELISAQPSPNQKRPLGLNKPNDAIWTVPFAGLDKNGLPVFEKDGKIVSTNDFFALEDPYAAFMPGYFVQSNLNETQRLALFQYQGYNSPKWFGGLSNNFSYKNFEFGISGTFVIKKTVLAQPSYNFTQVDPGQNYQNEILNAWSPENTGSNLPRIIGRDTPEAGNAYNWFGGVDDMNTYYAFQNLAKDMSYFRFTSIRLAYDFPKEWVKQAGISNVKFTVEGRNLFVISNGHKNYFDPETYGSIYAQPIQKSVTVGFNLQF from the coding sequence ATGAAAAAAATAATTTTACCTGTGGCAATTGTATTGCCTATGGTATTGTATGCACAAAACCGCACGATAAGCGGAACCGTGAAAGACAAAGAAGGATATCCTGTAGTGGGAGCCTCTGTGTATGTGCCTAACTCGGTGGTGGGCGAAAAAGTAACCGATGGCACCATAAGCAACAATGCACTAGGCACCATAACCGATGACCATGGAAACTTCAACCTCGAAGTGCCTAAAAGTGCTAAAAAATTAACTTTTGGCTATGATGGGTTCGATACGGAAACTATTGATTTAACAAGCAAAAGCGTATATCATGTAGTATTGAGAAGCGTTTTTGATGATTTAAATCTAAAAGAAGTCGTAGCTACGGGCTACCAAAAAATCGAAAAAAGAAAATTGACCTCTTCTGTGGTAGATATTTCAATGGATAAAATCAATCAAAAAGGGGTTTCCAGCGTAGACCAAATGTTGCAAGGACAAGCTGCGGGAGTTTCAATCACGCCACAAACGGGCTCGCCTGGGCAACTTTCAAGCATTCAAATTCGTGGAAATTCATCGCTCAATGGTGTGAAAGATCCGCTTTGGGTGATTGATGGCGTGCCAATGGAAGGCAATGATGTTCCAAACTTGAAAGATAAAAACAACCTCGATGATTTAAGAAACTACTCAATTGCAGGACTTAACCCAGATGACATTGAATCTATTACGATTTTGAAAGATGCTTCGGCGACATCCATCTATGGAGCACGCGCGGCAAACGGGGTAATCAATGTGGTGACAAAACGTGGTAAAAAAGGAAATTTAAACATCAATATTACTGCCAATACTTTCATCAACTTTATGCCAGATTTCAATCGAATCAATCTTTTAGATACTAATGAAAAAGTAGATTTTGAATTATCTTTGGCTAAAAGAAAAGATTTAAGTTTTAGAAGCGGAAACGGCAATGTGGCAAGAATCATTTCAGCTGCCAACGAACTTGATAATTATAAAAACGGCAAAGGACTTTCAGCCGAGACTTTGGCTAAAATCAATGCACTTAGAAATAACCAAATTGATTGGTGGAAAGAGTTGTATCGCACATCGATCAACCAGCAATATTCTGCATCGATTTCAGGAGGCGGAGATAGAAATAATTATTATTTCTCGCTTGGCTATTATGATGAGAAAGCTTCTTTGCAACAAGTAGGTTTTAAGCGTTTTAATTTAACTTTAAAAGATGATTTTAAAATCAATGATAAAATCAAATTAGGCGTTTCTATTTTGGGAGCTTCAATCATACAAAATAAATATTTGACCGATGCCGGCGCATTTACCAATCCTAATTATTACTCAAGAGTGGTGAATCCTTACCAATTGATTTACAATGCAGATGGAAGCTATGCCTATGATGAAAACATCAATCCGAATTTAAGAACGGACTCCGATTTTGTAAAATTCAACATTATTGAAGAGCGTGAAAATACCCAAAACACGCTGAAAACTTTGCAAATGATGTCTAACTTCGATTTGGAATACAAAATCACTAAAGGTATCACTTTCAACTCGCTTTTAGGCTTGCAAGTTGAGCGCAACCGCAGCGAAAAATACGCCAACGAAAATTCATACTACAATCGTGCTTATGTGGCAGGAACACGCTATTACGATTCCAGCACAAAAACCAATAAATACTGGTTGCCACTGGGCGGAATTTTGAAAAACAGCAGCACGGATTTCTTCAACTACATGTGGAGAAACTCGCTAAACCTAGAGAAAAAAATAGGCAAAAGCGAATTGAGTGGTTTGGCAGGGATTGAAATCAGAAAGGATAAAAAGGAAATCATTAATACCAATACATTTGGTTACAATGATAGAAATTTAAACAATATTCCTGTGATTTTTAGAAATTCATCTGATGCGTTGGACGAAAATTATCGCCCTTTCAAAAATCTTGAATACGAAAATGCTTATGTTTCGTTTTTCGGGACGGCATCGTACACTTACGACAATCGCTATACCGTGTTTGGTAGTTTAAGATATGATGGCTCTAACCTATTTGGCGTAGATCCAAAATATAAATATTTGCCAATTTGGTCGGTTGCGGGTGCATGGAATGTTTCGAACGAAGCTTTCTTTGAACCTGCCAAAGAAGTGATTTCTAATTTAAGATTAAGAACTTCTTACGGTTTCCAAGGAAACATCGACAAGAGCACTTCGCCATTTGTAGTCGGCAACTACTCCACTGCCAGCATCACGCAAGGCAACACGGAAAATACAATCGTGGTGCTATCTCCACCAAACGACAAATTACGCTGGGAAAAAACCGAAAATTTAGGTTTTGGATTGGATTTAGGCTTATTCAGAAACCGAGTAAATTTAGTTTTAGACTGGTATGATAGAAAAAGTACGGATTTAATCACGCTTAAAAATCTACCACAAGAAACAGGATTTACTAGCACATCGATTAACTATGGATCTATCACCAATCGCGGTTTTGAAATCGGAATCAATACAACCAACATTTCGACCGAAGATTTTAGATGGACTACTTCATTTAACATCAGTACCAATAAGAATGAATTAATCTCGGCGCAACCAAGCCCGAACCAGAAAAGACCTTTGGGCTTAAACAAACCAAACGACGCCATCTGGACAGTGCCATTTGCGGGACTCGACAAAAATGGATTGCCTGTGTTTGAAAAAGATGGAAAAATCGTTTCTACCAATGATTTCTTTGCTCTAGAAGATCCTTATGCAGCCTTTATGCCTGGATATTTCGTTCAATCAAATTTGAACGAAACACAGCGTTTAGCTTTATTCCAATACCAAGGATACAACAGTCCGAAATGGTTTGGTGGATTATCAAATAACTTTAGCTATAAAAACTTTGAATTTGGCATTTCTGGAACATTTGTGATTAAGAAAACCGTACTGGCTCAGCCGTCGTACAACTTTACGCAAGTAGACCCTGGGCAGAATTACCAAAACGAAATTTTGAATGCTTGGTCACCAGAAAACACAGGCAGCAACTTGCCAAGAATCATCGGTCGTGATACGCCTGAGGCAGGAAATGCCTACAATTGGTTTGGAGGCGTAGATGATATGAACACCTATTATGCTTTTCAAAATTTAGCTAAGGATATGAGCTATTTTAGATTTACCAGCATCCGATTGGCCTACGATTTCCCTAAAGAATGGGTGAAACAAGCGGGAATTTCTAATGTAAAATTTACGGTAGAAGGGCGAAATCTTTTTGTCATCAGCAATGGACACAAAAACTATTTTGACCCTGAAACTTACGGAAGTATCTATGCACAACCTATTCAGAAATCGGTAACCGTTGGGTTTAATCTTCAATTTTAA